Genomic DNA from Luteolibacter sp. Y139:
GAGAACGGTGACCTGATAGCCTGACGGCGATGACTCTGGAGGAAATCGAGAGGGAATCGGCGAAACTCACGGCGGAGGAACGGGCTACTTTGGCGGCTCGTTTGCTGATGGACTCCGAATCGCGGCCCAGCGCTGAAATCCGGGACGAGCCGGAGCTGTGTGTCTGCCCGTCCTGTCAGAAATCGACCAAGCGCATCGAGATCGAAACGGAGGCTGCCGATTGGGGGCGGATTCAGTTTCTCGGGAGATTGGCCGCGTGGAATCCCGACACGCAGCGGGCCAAGGTTTGCGAACATTGTGGCCACGTTTTTGACCGGACACTGGTCACCAATCCGGTGACGGACCGGATCGTCCAGTTCTTGTTCTTTGGCATTTCGGGGATCGGGTTGGTTTGGTTGATAGTGATGATTGCGAAAGAGGTTTTGAGGTGAGGGGCCCGGGAAGGGGAGGCCCCGGCCGGGTCGACGGAACGTCGGCACCCCTTGACGGCTGAAATTTCCCCCTTGTCCCGCGGGAGTTCTTTCGAAAACTCCGGCGCCGCGATGCCGACCGACTCGATTCTCTACGCCACCCGCCAGTACCTGGGGATCGCCCCGACTGTGTCCGTGACCCTGACCCCGATCAAGAAGGGCGCTTCGGGGCGGACGATCGTGCGGGTTGCGACGCCGGGGAAGGACCCGTTCATCGGCATCCACTGGACGGACGAGCGGCCGGACAGCGACAATTTCCTGCCGGTGGCGAAGTTCCTGAAGGCGACGAAGATCAACGTGCCGGAGATTTTCCACGAAATCCCGCACCGCCGGGTGGCGCTGGTGGAGGACCTGGGAGACACGGATCTGCTGTCCCTGAAGGACCGGCCGTTTGCGGAGCGGGAGCCATATTACCGCTCGGCGCTGCAGCAGATCGACAAGCTCTTCTACTCGAAAGGGCCGAAGGATTTCGAGCTGATGCCAGCCTTCGATGAGTCGCTCTATCGCTGGGAGCAGGAGTATTTCTTCGATCACCTGGTGGAGGACCTGCTGGGGATGGATGCCTCCGGGCTTCGGGAAAACGAGGATTTCCAGGCGCTGGCGAAACGTCTCGGGAGCTCGGCGAAGCACCTGGTGCACCGGGATTTCCAGTCGCAGAACCTGCTGTTGAAAGACGGGAAGGCGTGGTGGATCGATTTCCAGGGGATGCGCCGCGGGCGGCAGGAGTATGACATCGCCTCGCTCGTGTTTGACCCCTACATGGATCACTCGGCGGAGGACCGGGAGGCGATCCTCTCGATCTGGGAGGACATTTCCGAGGACCGGCCGGAGACGACGATCTTCCGCCAGTGCGCGGCCCAGCGGCTGATGCAGGCGCTGGGGGCGTATGGAAACATCGCCAGGAACAAGGGGGATGAGTGGTATCTCCAGTTCGTCGCGCCGGCCGCACGCAGTCTGGCGGAGGTGACCGCGGGGACGCCGCTGGAAAAACCCCTCGCGCCGGTGCTCGCGAAAGCGACAGAGTTCGCGCCGTGAATACCCCGTCGAGCCGGACCTTCACCAACGCCGCGATTTTGCTCGGCGTGGGGCTGTTCGCGCTCGGTGGAGCCTCGCTGATCCCGCCGCTGCGGGCGCTGGAGCGGTTCATCGTGAAGCAGATCGCACTGCAGATCGATCCGGTAGATACGATTCTCGATGGCCAGGGCAGCCAGGAGACCCCGTGGACGCGCCGGAAGGCGGTGCCGCCGGTGGTGCCACCGCCGCCGCGGGTGCTGACGATCGATGAGGATCCGGAGCATTGGTTCAGTGCTTCGCCGCTGGCAGCAGTCGATCATGCCTTGATTTTCGCCCGGCTGGCCGATGTCGGTCACAAGACGCTCGGGGTGGGCCACCTGATGGTGTGGGATCAGACGGATCCACTGGCGATGGGGGCGCTGCGGAAGCAGCTGGACCGCTTCGATGCGGCGGTGCTGGCACTGCCGCTGGCCCATGGTGCCGCGCCGGAGCCGGTGGCCGCGCCTTTCCTTCGCTGGTCGATCCCGGCGAGCGATGCGAAGGGGAAGGTTTCGGGGTTGCCGCAAGTGAACCGAGTCTCGATCCCGAATGTGGAGCTTGGAGGGCAGAAGACCCTGGGTGGGTTCTCGCTGTTAGAGAACGAGAAGGACCCGGGGGATGGGAAGCAGGCCCTGCTCGCGCAGTGGGGAGACCGGGTGATTTTCTCTTTCCCGCTGGCGGTGGAGATCGCCGCGAACGGGCTGACGCCCGCCGATGTGCTGGTCAATGTCGGGCGGGAGGTCCGTCTCGGCATGGATGGCCCGGTGATTCCCATCGATGGCTTCGGCCGGGGTGCGGTGGCGGCGAACGTGCAGACGATCGAGGCCCCGGCGATGCGGCTGATTTACGAGAAGAACTCGCTGCCGCCGATGGCGGAGCCGCTGGTCACGCGCGATGTGCGGGCGGACTTGCCGCCCGAGGAGAAGGCGTGGTCGGACCGGCTGGCCGCGAGCGTGCAGGCGCTGCGGCAGGCGCAGCGCTTCCAGCAGGCGGTGACGCTGCCGCGGCCGGACACGCTGATGGAGCTGGCGCTGATGCTGGGCATGGTTTTCTTCGGCACGTGGGCGACCTGCCAGCGGCACATCGCGTGGCGGGCCATCACGGCGCTGATGCTGGCGGGGATCGGGGCACAGCTGCTGTATCTCTTCGCCTCGCGGCAGAACCTGTGGCTGCCGCCGCTGGCGATCCTGTCGCCGGGGCTGACGGCCTTCGGGCTGGCGTTTGCGAAGAAGGGCGGAGCTGAAGCTCCGGTCGTAGTAGCGGCGGGCTCTTCTCCGGTGATCGATATTTCCTCGGAGATCGTGAGACCTGCGCCGGTGGTGCTGCCTGCTCCTGCGCAGCTGGTCATTTCCGAACCCGCGCCCGAGACGGAACCCATTTACCCGTCCGTGTATGACTGGCCTGATTCGGTTGCACCGGTGGATGAGGTAGAGTCGGCTCCCAAGCCGGCCCGCAAGGCGGCCAAGAAAGCCGCTGCGAAGAAAGCGGCCACCAAGGCTCCGGCGAAGAAGGCGGCCAAGAAAGCTCCCGCCAAAAAGGCCGCGAAGAAGGCAACGCGGAAGAAGGCCGAAGCCACGGACGACGTGGAAGCCGAGCCGGCTGACGACGAAACGGCTTCCTGACATTTCCAGATTTCCAATCCAAGATCCTCGCTCCCATGTCGCTCCAGCATCCCATCGAAAAAGCCGAGTCCCTGATCGAAGCGCTGCCGTATTTGCAGGCCTTCCGCGGGAAGACCTTTCTCATCAAGATGGGTGGCTCGGCGATGGAGGATCCGGACTTGGTGGCGAAGGTGATGCGCGATGTCGTCTTCCTTGAGGTGGCCGGCATCAATCCGATCGTGGTGCACGGCGGTGGCAAGGCGATCTCCGCGGCGATGAAGGATGCGGGACTGGATGCCGAGTTCGTCGGCGGCTTCCGCGTGACCTCGGACCAGGCGATTTCGATCGTGGAGAAGGTGCTCTCGAATGAGATCAATCCGGGCCTCGTCCGCATGATCCGTGACCTCGGCGGCAAGGCCGTGGGCATCGCGGGGACGGATGTTTTCCTCGGCGAGAAGATGCATGCCACGGGCAAGGATGGCGAACGCGTGGATCTCGGCCGGGTGGGGGAAGTGGTGGGTTGCCAGCTCGGGCAGATGGATGCGGCGCACCGCGCGGGCATCGTGCCGGTGATCTCGCCGCTCGCTGCGGAACTTGCGACCGGGCGTCCGCTCAATATCAATGCGGACCTTGCCGCGGCCGCGCTCGCGAAGGAGTTGCGGGTCGCGAAGTTGGTCTATCTTTCCGATGTGCCCGGGCTGATGAAGGACCCGACAAAGCCGGAGACCCTGATCAAGTCGGTGAGCCGCGCGCAGGCGGATGAGCTGATGGCGGACGGAACGATTTCCGGCGGCATGATCCCGAAGGTGAAGAGCGCGGTGGATGCGCTGAATGCGGGGGTGAGGAAGGTGCACTTCATCGATGGCCGACTG
This window encodes:
- a CDS encoding phosphotransferase, yielding MPTDSILYATRQYLGIAPTVSVTLTPIKKGASGRTIVRVATPGKDPFIGIHWTDERPDSDNFLPVAKFLKATKINVPEIFHEIPHRRVALVEDLGDTDLLSLKDRPFAEREPYYRSALQQIDKLFYSKGPKDFELMPAFDESLYRWEQEYFFDHLVEDLLGMDASGLRENEDFQALAKRLGSSAKHLVHRDFQSQNLLLKDGKAWWIDFQGMRRGRQEYDIASLVFDPYMDHSAEDREAILSIWEDISEDRPETTIFRQCAAQRLMQALGAYGNIARNKGDEWYLQFVAPAARSLAEVTAGTPLEKPLAPVLAKATEFAP
- the argB gene encoding acetylglutamate kinase, which gives rise to MSLQHPIEKAESLIEALPYLQAFRGKTFLIKMGGSAMEDPDLVAKVMRDVVFLEVAGINPIVVHGGGKAISAAMKDAGLDAEFVGGFRVTSDQAISIVEKVLSNEINPGLVRMIRDLGGKAVGIAGTDVFLGEKMHATGKDGERVDLGRVGEVVGCQLGQMDAAHRAGIVPVISPLAAELATGRPLNINADLAAAALAKELRVAKLVYLSDVPGLMKDPTKPETLIKSVSRAQADELMADGTISGGMIPKVKSAVDALNAGVRKVHFIDGRLPHALLLEIFTHGGIGTEVTR